The Oligoflexus sp. genome segment GTGAGGAAAAGACTCTTGGTCTGGAAACCAGACAATGGTCTCGAAATCTACGATCCCCTGTTAAAACCGGAGAATGCATTTACAGTCAAAGTCAACGACGACGAAGCAGACAAAACTGTGCTCAGCTTTGTCAACGGGCATGCCCTGATCAGAAAGGATGGCAGCTGGTATTTTCTTAATACCCTTAAAGAAAGCGAAACGGTCCTGGCAGCTGTGGACAAGGACGGCATGCAGGCTGCAATCAGCGTTTCGGGCAAATGGTTGACCTATCGCAACGGGGAGGGGCTGGTTCTTATGGATCTCTCCACAGGTGCGCTTAGGCAAAAGGACTGGCCTTTCCCTGTCGACGAAGTCCGTTTTGCTCGGGGCTCCGATCTTCTTTGTATCAAAGCAGCGCAAACCCTTCGCTGTGGGCAGCCCCAGGATATCCTCGACGATAAGTATGTCCTCGATTCAAAAGACGCTCAGGGCAAGTTTGCAATGGACTGGTCCGGTCAGTTGATCGGTGTTCAGGGTACACGGCAGATCTATGAACTCGATAGGAAGAATGGGACCTTCTACCTTTATCCGTTCTTAAAAAAGGTTCTGGACCTTTACTACAATAATAATGGCCTTCGAGTCTATAGTCCCGAGGGTACAGAATACGTGACCAGCTTGCCTCGTGAACCTTCGGAGCCCAAACCCTTCAATCCTGATTTCGTGCCCAAGCGCGTGGAGTTTTGGGCGGATCATGAGAATATTTTTTATAACGCCAGCGATTATAGCGTCGGCAAGTTCAATGTGGTCTTTCGGAATCGCGATGCCTCCTTCAAAGGCTATGGCACCGTGCTTGATCCCAAGAAAATCACTCTCTCGAGTTTGATCCTCCTTCCGAGTCGCAATCATTTCGTCGCGATCACGGCCGATCAGCAGGCGGAAATCTATCCTATCGACGGATCTTTGCTGGCTAAATTTAGCAGGGAATGTACCTATGTGTCCCCATCGGGGGATAGCTGTGTTTACGAAGCACAAGGTAAGACCTATTTTGCGGGCCTGGACGACAGAAGGCGCTTCGCCTTCAAAAAGCCCATAGAAATTCCTGATTACTATCCCGCTGAAATGCTTTTCTGGCATCCGACAAATCCTCTGCGCTTCGCGGGCTTTGATCAGAACAGGCTCTTGATCTGGGACTTTTCACGTGGAAAAGCGGATTTGACGTTTCAGGCTGAAGCACCAGGAAGTCTTTATCAGGCCAACTGGGTGACCGAACGATGGATCGCGGCTTCCGGCGAAAATAACTACCTTGCCATATGGGATGTGGAGTCCCAGGAAAAGGTTTTTGAAAGCTCGGGCCAATATGATTACGTGTCGCAGTTCGAGTCGCCTGTGGATTTCGCCCCGATTCCTGGCGTGATCGCGACTGTAGGCAAGGATGAAAACGGAACGCCGGTTCTGGAACTTTGGAAAAAGGGCATGAAAGAGGCCTACGCCCGGCATGTTTTTACGGATCCTGATATGGAATGGGCTCAGATCCTGCGATTTGACAAAAGGTCAAACCTGCTGCTTATAGCCTTTCATCATGGCTATGTTTACCTTATTAAAAATGTGAAAGAGCCGCTCAAGTCTGATAATATTACTCTCCTCCAGTCCCATGAAGATATAATCATGAGCATGGATTTTAAAGATGATGGGCGAACGGCTTATAGCATCTCGGCCGACGGTTCGATTGTGGAGCACGATCTTTTCGGGAAGTACTATTCTCGACAAATTTTGAAGGCGAAGGCCAGCAATACGGGAGGCTGGCTTGCGGATGATGAGCAGTATTGGATGCACTATCCGGATCGGACTCTCAGCTTCTTCGATAAGGCCGGGAAACAGCTTGAAACGGCCGAGAATCTCGTGGATGTCAGTCTCAATGCTTCACGAATTGCCATAGGCGGCGTGCGGCAGAAGAACGTTATCATTGATTGGAAGCGCTTCGATGTCTGGCAGCAGTTGTGCGAATGGTCTCCGTCGCTCCTGGAGGCTGCTCCTGACGATGCCGAGCATTGGAAGGTGTGCAAATAGGTGAATATCCAATTTTCAGGAGGGTGATGTGAGTTTAAAGCTTGGTAAAGTCGCGGCGGCTGTGGTGTGTGCGATGGCGGCTCGTGAAGGCTTCAGCATGGACGTGAAGGTCGTCAAGGACAAGAAGACGGGAAAAGAGTTTTTCTGCGCGAATGCGACGTGCGAAGGCAAGAGCGTGTGTATGGGGGCGGGCAATGACGCCTGCGGCTCACAGAACAAATGCGCCAAGACCTTGGGCCATCCCATCGGCTGGACTGATGCGCCTGATAAAAAGATCTGCGAAGAAAATGGCGCGGGCAAGTGGATGCCCTATAAAAAGGAATATTCGATCAAAGGCGGTAACGTAGCGCCCTTGGCGAAGAACAAAGCGGCACCCGCGACGAAGAAGTAAATAAAAAAAGCTGAGGCAGAACCTCAGCTTTCTTTTTTTTATCTTAATTCAACGTTCAGGGAACCACTTTGCCATCTGGTCCAATTTTTTCCAGCTGGATAAAGATTTGGTTCTGGGGCTGATCACCTGCGATATGATCGTAGGTTGCACCATCAGTCGCTCTCAGGTTCTGAGCAGGGTAAGCTGCGCAGGTGCCAGTGGCAACGGCGGCGTTACCATGAGAGAAGGGAGCGCCACCGGTTCCGGAGTGCAGATAGATGTTCTGGCCGGACTGGTTACACACAACCATGAACGAGCTGAGGTTGTTGATCGCCACAGCAGCGCCCTGACGGTCAGTCAAAGCAATTTTGTTGGGATCGGTTGGATCAATCTTCGCCAGGTACTGAGTCGCGAGACCAGCCTGGTTAGGAATGATGGCGCCAGCAGCGTCTACGGCCACTTGAATTTTCAAGCGGTTGGCAGCTGAAGTGCCCCAGCCTTGAGCGTTGGTCACAGTAACCATGTTGAACATGGCTTTGTTGGTCAACTTCTTCATGGGGTCTGCCACGATAGGAGCTGGTGGTGTGTTCGTAGGAGCCGGAGTTTCAGCTGGTTTTGTAGCTGGCGCGTCAGGCTTTTTCTCTGGAGCCGGAGGAGCCACATCATCCTGTGGCATCGGGCCATGACTACCGGTAGCGTTATCGCTAACCGCTTGTTCAGTTGCTGCACTCTGCACGCCAGTGTTGTAGCTAGGAGCTTTCGAACAGGCTGTTCCAAAAGCAACCAAAGTAGCGAGCGATATAATGGTGTTCCTGTAAGCCATGTACCATCCCTTTCGTCGAATTTTAAATTCCTGCGTAGGACATAGAAGCAAGCGCCGTTCCACGAACATTATCGGTACAAGTCTTTGATTTCTTGAGGAGTGGGTTGGGGCCGAAACTGTCCAGACATCAGACGCTTCATGGAACTTAGACAAGGTGGTGTAAGATGTTGAATTCCATGCGGGAAAATGGGTGTAGGAAAAGGGTCTGCGCAGGGAATTCACAGTGTAAAGGCATAAGCGGAATTTTATGTCGAAAGGATTTACAGCCTTGGAGGCCCCGGAGAGGCGGCCTCGGAGTGTAAAAGTGCTGACTAGCGGCTCATCCCGAGGCTCACGCCGAAGGCGGTCATCGAGATGTCGAAGGCATCGTTCGTGCTCTTGTATTGATTGAGCAAAGCCCCGATTTTCATTCCTGAAGCAAGTTTATACTCGCCCATGAGCCCTATGATGTTCGATGTCTCATCCTTCTTGCCTTCCGGATTCGTTTCCCGCATGTACGATAACTCGATGCTGAGGTCCTCGGTCATCCGCGATGCAATCGAGGCGACGAAGTCCTGGCCCATTTCCTTGGGTTGGCCGTTGGAAGCGATGCCGGGATAGTCGGTCCTTGTATAAATAAATCCCGCGCTGAGAAGGGGAGAGACCTGATAGCGGGTGACAAGGCCGAGGCTCCGCGGGATATCAAGCCCCGGTATGATGCTGTCGCGATAGCGGTCGGCATAGGAGAGAGTCAGCTCCCAAGGGCCGTCGTGAAAGGTGCCGCTTAAAAGAAGCCGGCGCGTGCTGGAGGAGATATTTCCGCTGATGGTCTTGGATTCGGTGGCCTCGACGGCTTCGCTCACACCAAAGCTGAACGAAGGAGTCACCTGGAAGGCCAGATATGGTTCATAACTGGTCGTCAGATCTTCAAAACGCACGATCACGCCGTCCATGGTGTACTGCTGGATATCGCCCTTGATGCCGACGACCAAAGAGTTGTCATCAAGACTCTGCCCGCAGTGAAAACCAGCGCCCTGCGACTTCGCTTCCAGAGTCAGCTCGATGGTTTTCGAGATAAGGTTGCCGTGAGAGAAAAGTCCCGCGACTTCGCAGCTTTGCTTTCTGATTTGATAGCTCTGCGATGCGGAAACATACATGGGGCTCAGAAGAACGGAATCTTCGAAAGCCGGCGCATCGGCGAACGCGTGAAGGGGAAAACCGAAAAGTGCGAACAAAGTCCAGGTTGAACGCATGGCAAGGCTCCATAGGGTGAATGGATATTCTACCATTGCCCCGCTCACAGACCCTCCTGTATAAACTCCAAAGATAGCTGGAGGGATGATCATGGACGAACCCGTCTCCTGGAAATACTACCTCGCAACCGGCATCGCAGCGGTAATCGCCTGCTTTCTGTCGGCTGTGCAGGGCGATGCCGGCATCTTTTTTCGCGTGCGTGAAATTCTCATCATCATTTCGAGGACGGATGTCCATCCGCTGTGGGTGTTTGTGCCTGCGTTTTTATTGGGACTTGCGGCCTGTTGGGTGGAACGGCCGAAGAACAGCCGCTCGGTTTTGATTGCAGGTCTGGCTTCGTTTTCGCTTTTCGGATTTACGCCCTCTTCAAGCGGAAAAAATAATCTGGAAGGACGGTCGTCGGCGCTGGTCGATAATCTTCAGCTGCGCATTGAGGGTTTGGAGCCCACGCCCGCGGCGGTGAGCCTGATCATCCGTGATGCGGAATTTCAGATCGTGGAGCGCGTGATGCCGCTTAAAGAGGAGATGAACCTTCGCATCCTGCCGCCGGGCTCCTACACGGTGGAAGTGAATGGAGCGAACTTTTACCGCAATGTGATTTATCCCGTGACGATATCCGACACGCCTGTGGCCTTGACGATTGAGCTGGAAAAAGTGGGCGGGTTTGAAGGATTTCTGCAGAAGTTTGTCAGGCCGGCGAACCGTGGAGGTCGCCAGCCGTGAAGGATTATTTCCAGGCTTTGCGGAAGTTTTCAGCGATTTTGTCGAGGAAATCGTCGGTATAAAGATAGCTGCCTTCGGGAACCTTGTTGCCGTGAATACAGACAGCAAGGTCCTTGGTCATGGCGCCGCCTTCGATGGTCGACACGCAGATTTTTTCCAAAGTTTCAGCCCAACGCACGACGTCAGGAGTATTGTCGAGACGACCGCGGTGCGCCAGACCCTGGGTCCAGGCAAAGATGCTGGCGATCGGGTTGGTGCTGGTCGGGCGACCTTTCTGATGCTCGCGGTAGTGACGGGTTACAGTTCCGTGCGCGGCTTCTGTTTCGATTGTGCGGCCGTTCGGGCACATCAGAACCGAAGTCATCAGGCCGAGCGAACCAAAGCCCTGAGCCACGGTGTCCGACTGAACGTCTCCATCGTAGTTCTTACAGGCCCAGACGATACCGCCGTCCCACTTCAGAACCTGAGCCACCATGTCGTCGATCAGACGATGTTCATAGGTGAGCTTCGCGGCTTCGAACTTGCTTTTGAATTCAGTCTCGAAAATACGGGCGAAGATGTCCTTGAAGTGTCCGTCGTAGACCTTGAGGATCGTGTTCTTGGTCGACAGATAGACAGGATAATTCTTCTGCAGGCCGTACTGGAAGCAGCTGCGCGCAAAACCTTCGATCGACTCGTCAGTGTTGTACATGCCAAGGCTAATACCGGCGCTCTTGAAGTCATGGATTTCCCAGGACTGAGCGGGCGAACCGTCGGCAGGCTCGTAAACCAGCTTCACTTTGCCGGCCTTGGGCACATCGATATCCACACATTTGTATTGATCTGCGTGAGCGTGACGGCCTACGACGATCGGACGTTTCCAGTTGGGAACGAGTCGGGGAATATTTTTACAGATAATTGGCTCACGGAAGACAGTGCCGCCCAAATAGTTGCGGATCGTGCCATTGGGGCTCTTCCACATCTTCTTCAGGTTGAATTCCTTGACCCGCTCTTCATCGGGGGTGATGGTCGCACACTTGATGCCCACATCGTATTCTTTGATGGCAGCGGCCGCGTCCAGAGTCACTTTGTCTTCTGTCTTGTCGCGGTATTCGATACCCAGATCGTAGTATTTAATGTCGAGGTCGAGGAAGGGGAGAACCAGCTTTTCCTTGATACGAGCCCAGATGATCCGGGTCATTTCATCGCCATCAAGCTCCACAATCGGATTTTTGACCTTTACCTTCATTGATACTGACTCCTATTAGGCTTTCACACGGCCCTTGGGACCAAGGGAGCGAGGGGGAAAGTCTAGGGGCTTACGGCGCGCTTGTCCAGCCCATATCGCGCGCCACCCAACGCCCCGGTCTTGTCATCGTGACTTATGTGCGGAAGTAATGAATGGAGCGAGCCATCGAAGCGAAGTCGCGCAGCTGGTCGTTGACGTCGATCAGAGCCATGATCTCGGTGCGCGAGCCAGGCTTCACATTGCAGACGATGCCATGACTCGAATAGAGAATTTTGAAAAGGCCAAGTCCCGCGCCGCCTTTTTTCTCGTCGATCAGCCCATCGGTTTCATCGCGCTTCAAAACTTTTTTCAGATAGGTGAGGAGCGTTTCCTTGCGCAGAGCACCGAAAGGATCAGCGGTGGAAATGGCTAAAATTTGACCATCGCAGCCAAAGCTCAGCTCGCCGTATTCCGCCGGTTCCAAAACGATGGCCTGGGTCTGCTCGACGTTTTTGAAGCGTGGGATGCCCGCAGCAGCCGGCGCATCGTAGACGGTATTCATCAGAAGCTCCTCGGTAATCCCAAAGGCCATGCGCGCGGCGTGCTGCCCGAGGTGACAGGCTTCGGCAAAGCGCATGACGTTGCTGTTCAGCTCTTCGCGTTCCGCTGAACCGCGGACCTGGGCCCTGTGGATGATGGTGTGAGGCGCGAGGTATTTTTCAATTCCAAAAATGTCACGACTGCGGATTTTCGTGATGGTCACCCGCAATTGGTGGATCGTCCAGCCTTCGCGGCCTTTGTTGGCAATCACGTGGTCCAAAAGCTTCTCTTCGGTATTCTGCAGAAGCGCGCTATACTCTTTCATCGGCAATTCGGTCGCGAGGATGGCTTCACCCTTGGGATTGGTCTGCCTAAAGCTCGTGAGCAGCTTCAGATCGGGTATGTTGCTGACTAATATATCGATCTTGCTGTTATTCTGCAAAACTTCCAAAGCCGCGTTGATATTCGTCACGCTTTCCAGGTTTTGCCCGCCGCTGATAAGCCTTAGAGCCTCTATGGACGGCAGCGATTTGTAGCCACTGCAATCGACAAACAAGAGTGATCCGTTCATGGCATCCTCAAGGATAGGGGATAGGCAAAGTTTGCACTCTTTCACTATAGCGCAAGGCGCAGGTGGAATCCAGAGCCCATCAGGCAAAGATGGCTACGGAGGTTGACATGAGTGCGCTCCCCTACGTAGAATTTTATTAAAGCTAAAAAAGCGTCCTAGGGTTTACAAGGCCGACAAAGGCCAGCGGATCGCACCTTTTAAGGAGGAAATGACAGAATATGGAGGCTATTCATCTCTACTTCCAGCACGGTGGCTACGAAGTCATGTTCTCGATCCTGGCGACCCTGGTGATCTCCCTGGGCCTTGTGATCGAACGCGCGTACCGCCTGTGGATGGAATACGATCTGATCAACAGCGATGGCTTCATGGCCATGGTGCAGAAGATGGTGATGAACAACTCCATCGAGAACGCCATCCGCCTCTGCAAGAAAGCCCGTCCCAAACTTCTGCCCTACGTGCTGGCCGAAGGTCTGAAGCGTTCGAATGATTCCACCCAGGAAATCAACAACGCGATCGACTACGCGGTCCTCACCGTGGTTCCCAAGGTGCAGAAGGCCGTGTCGTTCCTCGCAACGACCGCTAACGTCGCCACGCTGCTCGGACTGCTCGGTACCATCTTCGGTCTGATGCGCTCCTTCGCGGCGGTTGCGAAAGCCACGGGTGCTCAAAAGCAAACCCTGCTTGCGGAAGGTATCTCGGAAGCGCTTAACGCGACCTCCTTTGGTCTCTCGGTCGCTCTGTTCTGTCTCTTCGCATACGGTGTGCTGACCGCCAAGCAGAAGACCGTGATCGACGACATCAACAAGAACGCTTCCAAACTGAACGATTTGCTCTATACCAGGAAGATGAAACTCAAAGGCGCGAAAAAAGCCTAACGGGAGAGGCCTGTGAGCGGTAAGAAACACAAACGTCGCAGCTCCAGCATGGGACCGGAGTCCCCTGAGCTGAACATCATGCCCTTCATCGACATTTTCTCGATGCTGAACACCTTCCTCCTGGTGTCAGCCGCGTTTATCGGTCTGGGCATTTTGGAGGTTCAGGTGCCGTTCCTGTCCAATTCCTCGGAAGTCAAGGAACCGCCTTCGCGGTCCTTCAACGTTCGGGTGGATGTCGCGGATGCCGAAATCAAGGTCACTTCCGAATGGACCGAACAGCCCTTCGAGAAGAGCGTGAAGACCTTCAAGGTCGATGACGCCGATATCGAGCTGTTCCATCAGGAGATGATCGCCCTCAGGACCAAGGTGCCCGACAATGACAAGGTCACCGTTTTTTCGGATGACTCGGTCAAGTATGAAATAGTGATCAAGGCGATTGATGCGATCAAGACTATGAAGGAAAAAGAGCCTGCGCTCGCCCTTCCCAATGCGGAAGAGCTGCGGAAGCAGGGCCGCGATAGGTTCCTTTTCGAAAAAGTCGTCATTGGTAGCGTGATTCTGTAACGATGCGGAAGGAGAAGGACGATGGCATCAGCCGGTGGAGATAGCGGCGACAGTATGTCGCTCAACGTTATGCCCATGCTCGATATTTTTAGTATCCTCGTAACCTTCCTTCTGATGAGTTACTCGACGGATCCTACGAACCACGACATCGACCAGAACCTGGAACTGCCGGACTCGGTCACGCTCGTGAGCATGGACGAGGTTCCCAGTATCATTGTGAATAAGAACGAAATCCTGGTGAATACCAAGAAAGTGATCACCCTGCAGAACGGCAAGATTCCGCAAGCCGACATCCAGCAGGGTGCCGCCTATCCCGTTTATCAGGAGCTGGTCGAAATCCAGAAGGTGAACAAGGCGGCTGCCGAGCAGCTGCGCGGGAACCAGGATGGCGAGAAGAAAGCCAAGCCGGGCGAGATAACGATCGAGATGGACAAGAAACACGATTTCGAACTGCTCCGTCGTCTCATGCTCGCAGGACAGCAGGCCGAATTCATTACCTTCAAGCTGCTTGTGGCCAAAGAGAACATCTGATGGGGTTGGGCTGATGCTGAGCAAGTGGGGAAAAGCAATGGCCTTCGCGGCCAGTCTGGTAAGCGCCGTACCGCTCGCAGGTGCTGACGAGTCCGAGCGTTTTAAGGACGTGGAAATCCGGGTGATCCGTCCCCGCTATTTCACCAAAGCCGGTCGCCTGGAAATCGGGGCGGCTCTGAACACGATCATGAATGAGAGCTTCATCTATACGTTTTTGGGCACGGGCCTTCTTACGTATCATTTCAACGAGACCTTGGCGATCGAAGGAACCTTTGCCTATGGTCTGAGCATCGATCGCGAAGACAAGCGCATCCTCTTCGACGAATTCGACATCAAAACGCAGATCTTCCGCACGTCCTTCATGAGTGAGGTCGCGGTGCAGTATACGCCTATTTACGGCAAATGGCAGCTGCCTTCCGGGAAGCTGGTCTACTTCGATACCTATCTGCAGGCGGGGGTGGGGACGACCGGAGTCGAGTGGCGCTATAACGATTTCTGCGAGCCGCCCGATAAGAAACTCGACCCGACGGCCGAGGACATTCCCAAGAACACGACCAAGTCCTATCCCACATTCATGGCGGGCGTAGGACAGCGTTATTTTGTGTCGCGGAAAATGGCTTACAAATGGGATCTGCGAGCCAATCGTTTCAATTACACGATCCTGGACGGCGAATGCAGTCCGATCAAGGCTAAAACCCAGCAGGGACTCACGGGTACGGCGCCGCACGACACGATTACTCTGCTGATTGGGGTTTCGTATTACCTTTAGCGCTTCGAGGGCCCATGTTTGACCGTATGC includes the following:
- a CDS encoding WD40 repeat domain-containing protein → VRKRLLVWKPDNGLEIYDPLLKPENAFTVKVNDDEADKTVLSFVNGHALIRKDGSWYFLNTLKESETVLAAVDKDGMQAAISVSGKWLTYRNGEGLVLMDLSTGALRQKDWPFPVDEVRFARGSDLLCIKAAQTLRCGQPQDILDDKYVLDSKDAQGKFAMDWSGQLIGVQGTRQIYELDRKNGTFYLYPFLKKVLDLYYNNNGLRVYSPEGTEYVTSLPREPSEPKPFNPDFVPKRVEFWADHENIFYNASDYSVGKFNVVFRNRDASFKGYGTVLDPKKITLSSLILLPSRNHFVAITADQQAEIYPIDGSLLAKFSRECTYVSPSGDSCVYEAQGKTYFAGLDDRRRFAFKKPIEIPDYYPAEMLFWHPTNPLRFAGFDQNRLLIWDFSRGKADLTFQAEAPGSLYQANWVTERWIAASGENNYLAIWDVESQEKVFESSGQYDYVSQFESPVDFAPIPGVIATVGKDENGTPVLELWKKGMKEAYARHVFTDPDMEWAQILRFDKRSNLLLIAFHHGYVYLIKNVKEPLKSDNITLLQSHEDIIMSMDFKDDGRTAYSISADGSIVEHDLFGKYYSRQILKAKASNTGGWLADDEQYWMHYPDRTLSFFDKAGKQLETAENLVDVSLNASRIAIGGVRQKNVIIDWKRFDVWQQLCEWSPSLLEAAPDDAEHWKVCK
- a CDS encoding NADP-dependent isocitrate dehydrogenase; its protein translation is MKVKVKNPIVELDGDEMTRIIWARIKEKLVLPFLDLDIKYYDLGIEYRDKTEDKVTLDAAAAIKEYDVGIKCATITPDEERVKEFNLKKMWKSPNGTIRNYLGGTVFREPIICKNIPRLVPNWKRPIVVGRHAHADQYKCVDIDVPKAGKVKLVYEPADGSPAQSWEIHDFKSAGISLGMYNTDESIEGFARSCFQYGLQKNYPVYLSTKNTILKVYDGHFKDIFARIFETEFKSKFEAAKLTYEHRLIDDMVAQVLKWDGGIVWACKNYDGDVQSDTVAQGFGSLGLMTSVLMCPNGRTIETEAAHGTVTRHYREHQKGRPTSTNPIASIFAWTQGLAHRGRLDNTPDVVRWAETLEKICVSTIEGGAMTKDLAVCIHGNKVPEGSYLYTDDFLDKIAENFRKAWK
- a CDS encoding MotA/TolQ/ExbB proton channel family protein — protein: MEAIHLYFQHGGYEVMFSILATLVISLGLVIERAYRLWMEYDLINSDGFMAMVQKMVMNNSIENAIRLCKKARPKLLPYVLAEGLKRSNDSTQEINNAIDYAVLTVVPKVQKAVSFLATTANVATLLGLLGTIFGLMRSFAAVAKATGAQKQTLLAEGISEALNATSFGLSVALFCLFAYGVLTAKQKTVIDDINKNASKLNDLLYTRKMKLKGAKKA
- a CDS encoding ExbD/TolR family protein — its product is MSGKKHKRRSSSMGPESPELNIMPFIDIFSMLNTFLLVSAAFIGLGILEVQVPFLSNSSEVKEPPSRSFNVRVDVADAEIKVTSEWTEQPFEKSVKTFKVDDADIELFHQEMIALRTKVPDNDKVTVFSDDSVKYEIVIKAIDAIKTMKEKEPALALPNAEELRKQGRDRFLFEKVVIGSVIL
- a CDS encoding ExbD/TolR family protein, coding for MASAGGDSGDSMSLNVMPMLDIFSILVTFLLMSYSTDPTNHDIDQNLELPDSVTLVSMDEVPSIIVNKNEILVNTKKVITLQNGKIPQADIQQGAAYPVYQELVEIQKVNKAAAEQLRGNQDGEKKAKPGEITIEMDKKHDFELLRRLMLAGQQAEFITFKLLVAKENI
- a CDS encoding outer membrane beta-barrel domain-containing protein, producing MLSKWGKAMAFAASLVSAVPLAGADESERFKDVEIRVIRPRYFTKAGRLEIGAALNTIMNESFIYTFLGTGLLTYHFNETLAIEGTFAYGLSIDREDKRILFDEFDIKTQIFRTSFMSEVAVQYTPIYGKWQLPSGKLVYFDTYLQAGVGTTGVEWRYNDFCEPPDKKLDPTAEDIPKNTTKSYPTFMAGVGQRYFVSRKMAYKWDLRANRFNYTILDGECSPIKAKTQQGLTGTAPHDTITLLIGVSYYL